A single window of Ammospiza caudacuta isolate bAmmCau1 chromosome 12, bAmmCau1.pri, whole genome shotgun sequence DNA harbors:
- the RFT1 gene encoding protein RFT1 homolog codes for MAAQDVLGQTARLASSSALLQVLFRVLTFGLNAFTLRYLSRELIGVVNVRLTLLYSTVVFLAREAFRRACLSGSAKRNWTKTINLLWLTVPLGVFWSLILGLVWLHLLEVPDPSVVPHYQAGVVAFGLSAIIELLGEPLWVLAQAHLFVRLKVIAESLSVVSKCILTVTLVILYPQWGLYIFSLAQLLYVSVLVMCYVIYFVMFLGSPEATKKSFPVSRVKALLPSFVEDETFVNWKEARLTWSFFKQSFLKQILTEGERYVMTFLNVLNFGDQGVYDIVNNLGSLVARFIFLPIEESFYVFFAKVLERGKTVKDQKQDDVAMAANVLELLLKLVLLIGLTITVFGYAYSQLALDIYGGSMLSSGTGPDLLRCYSLYVLFLAVNGVTECFTFALMCKEEVDRYNFVMLALSFIFLCISYFLTHWYGSVGFILANCFNMGIRIAHSTHYIHHYFRESSHRPLSGLLPSPALLLVYTLSAGVTAFSEVWFCCDKGWMARLIHISTGALCLAGTLVTMFCTETKLIHFVRSQFLSRYLKKGT; via the exons aTGGCGGCGCAGGACGTGCTGGGCCAGACCGCCCGGCTGGCCTCGTCCAGCGCCCTGCTGCAG GTGCTGTTCCGGGTGCTCACCTTCGGGCTGAACGCCTTCACCCTCCGCTACCTGTCCCGGGAGCTCATCGGCGTGGTCAATGTCAG GCTGACTCTGCTGTACTCCACAGTTGTCTTCCTCGCCAGGGAGGCATTTCGCAGAGCTTGTTTGAGTGGGAGTGCCAAGAGAAACTGGACCAAAACAATTAATCTCTTGTGGCTGAC AGTCCCTCTTGGTGTCTTTTGGTCTCTTATCTTGGGCTTAGTCTGGCTACACTTGCTTGAAGTACCCGACCCTTCTGTGGTTCCTCACTATCAGGCTGGTGTAGTGGCATTTGGTCTTTCTGCCATTATTGAACTCCTGGGAGAGCCACTCTGGGTTTTAGCACAAGCTCATTTGTTTGTGAGACTTAAG GTAATTGCTGAAAGCCTTTCAGTAGTGTCAAAATGCATTTTGACAGTTACTTTAGTAATCCTTTATCCTCAATGGGGcctttacattttttccttggCTCAG CTTTTATATGTCAGTGTTCTGGTAATGTGctatgtaatttattttgtgaTGTTTCTGGGATCTCCTGAAGCCACAAAGAAGTCATTTCCAGTTTCTAGAGTGAAAGCTCTATTACCTAGCTTTGTGGAGGATGAG ACCTTTGTGAACTGGAAGGAAGCACGCCTGACTTGGAGTTTCTTCAAACAATCCTTCTTGAAACAGATTTTGACAGAGG GTGAAAGATATGTGATGACTTTTTTGAACGTGTTAAATTTTGGAGATCAGG gtgtcTATGATATTGTGAATAACCTTGGTTCACTGGTGGCCAGGTTTATCTTTTTGCCAATTGAGGAAagcttttatgtattttttgcTAAAGTGTTGGAAAGAGGGAAGACTGTAAAGGATCAGAAGCAG gatgaTGTTGCTATGGCTGCAAATGTATTGGAATTGCTGCTGAAACTTGTGCTCCTGATTGGCCTCACCATCACTGTTTTTGGCTATGCCTATTCTCAGCTGGCTCTGGATATTTATGGGGGCTCAATGCTCAGTTCTGGAACAG GTCCAGATCTCCTGCGGTGTTACTCGTTGTATGTCCTGTTTCTTGCTGTCAATGGGGTAACAGAATGTTTTACATTTGCCTTAATGTGCAAAGAGGAAGTGGACAG gTACAATTTTGTTATGCTGGCCTtgtctttcatatttctgtgcaTCTCTTATTTCCTGACCCACTGGTATGGCAGTGTGGGCTTTATCCTTGCCAACTGCTTCAACATGGGCATCAGAATAGCTCACAGCACCCACTACATCCATCACTACTTCAGAGAGAGCAGCCACAGACCCCTCTCAGGcctgctgccctccccagccctgctgctggtttACACCCTCAGTGCTGGGGTCACTGCTTTCTCAGAG GTGTGGTTCTGCTGTGACAAGGGCTGGATGGCCAGGCTGATCCACATCAGCACGGGtgccctgtgccttgcaggCACCCTGGTGACGATGTTCTGCACAGAGACCAAGCTCATCCACTTTGTCAGGAGCCAGTTCCTCTCCCGCTATCTGAAGAAAGGAACATGA